A window of Anas acuta chromosome 28, bAnaAcu1.1, whole genome shotgun sequence genomic DNA:
AGTGTTCCAGGAGGATAGAGATCTAGATGGAATATCTATGAGATAAAAGACTCTAAATTAACAGCTGATTAGCTATCTGGTCTCTACTGTCAGCAAAAGGCTTTATGTGTGATTGGGATGGATGaataaaaaagtacataaaGGAAAGGGCATTTGGTGACTCCAGAGGCTCTGCTTGCAGTGGCACACTGGTGCATCTGCCTGGGGTCCGTGTCAGCAGTGGCTTCCTTTGGGTAACAAGCATGCTCTTCCTTGCAGAGTTCCTGTACAAAGATGTGCTCCCGACAGAGCTCCGGAGGCTGCCATGAGACGTCCTCCCAGTCCAGCGGGTGCCACAGTGGGGGCTCGTGCTGCCACGggggcagctcctccagctACCAGGCACAGGGCTCCTCTTGCTGTGGAGGCAGCAGTGGGGGCTCTGCCCAGGTCATTGTGAGCTCTGGCAGTGGAGGAGGGGGATCCTGCTGTGGTGGAGGCTCCTCTGGTTATGGCATGGGAGGAGGGTACAGCAGCGGTGGCTCTTCAGGATCAAAGAGCATTATTGGAGGTGGAGGCAGCGGAGGGTCCTCTGGGTGCTGCGGTGGAGGATCCAGCAGTGGTGGGTCATCAGGAGGCAAGATCATAATTGTCGGAGGTGGAAGCAGCAGCGGTGGATCCTCTGGGTGTTGTGGTGGAGGCTCCTCAGGCTCTGGCATGGGAGGAGGATACAGTGGTGGCTCTTCAGGATCAAAGAGCATTATTGGAGGTGGAGGCATTGGAGGGTCCTCCGGATGCTGTGGTGGAGGCTCCTCAGGCTATGGCATGGGAGGAGGATACAGCAGCGGTGGCTCTTCGGGATCAAAGAGCATTATTGGAGGTGGAGGCAGTGGAGGGTCCTCTGGGTGTTGCGGTGGTGGATCCAGCAGCGGAGGGTCTTCGGGTGGCAAAATCGTAGTTGTAGGAGGTGGAAGCAGCAGTGGTGGATCCTCTGGGTGCTGTGGTGGGGGCTCCTCAGGCTACGGCATGGGAGGAGGATACAGCAGCGGTGGCTCTTCAGGATCAAAGAGCATTATCGGAGGTGGAGGCAGTGGAGGGTCCTCTGGGTGTTGCAGTGGTGGATCCAGCAGCGGAGGGTCTTCGGGTGGCAAAATCATAGTTGTAGGAGGTGGAAGCAGCAGTGGTGGTTCCTCTGGGTGCTGTGGTGGGGGCTCCTCAGGCTACGGCATGGGAGGAGGATACAGCAGCAGTGGATCAAAGAGCATTATCGGAGGTGGAGGCAGTGGTGGTTCCTCTGGGTGCTGTGGTGGGGGCTCCTCTAGCTATGGCATGGGAGGAGGATACAGCAGTGGTGGCTCTTCGGGATCAAAGAGCATTATCGGAGGTGGAGGCAGTGGTGGTTCCTCTGGGTGCTGCGGTGGAGGGTCCAGCAGTGGTGGCTCCTCAGGAGGCAAGATCATAATTGTCGGAGGTGGAAGCAGCAGCGGTGGATCCTCTGGGTGCTGCGGTGGGGGCTCCTCAGGCTACGGCATGGGAGGAGgatacagcagcagcagtggaggATCTGGCCAGAAGATCGTTGTGAGCTCcggaggtggaggaggtggctcCTCTGGATGCTGCTGCAGTGGGGGCTCCAGTGGGGGCAGTGGCGGTTCCTCGGGCCACACAATCATCATCGGCTCCGGCGGGGGCAGTGGCGGTTCCTCCCAGGCCATGCAGCAGAAATGCCCCATTGTCATTCCCAGCACCCAGGGCCATCAGAGCAAGCAGGCCTGTCCCTGGCCCCCCAGCCACAAGTAACAGCCCCGGCAGCTCAGTGTTCAGCACCAACAGCCATGCCTCTGTCTTACAAGCTTGCTCATTTCCTTCCAGCGTGTCCTCatctcttctcttcccctcaTGTACCATCACTATGCTGTGAACTCCCAGAAGACTTTTGTCACCCTTCATTGTAAcgtaaaataataaaaaaaatactgcattttaaaagaactggTTTTGCAAAGTTGCTTTTATCCTTTGACAGTTCCCCGTTTGCTTTCAGATAGTGAATAATGCATCAAACACATTCAGCTGAGAAATCTGCCTGCAGTGCCAGAACAGATGCATGTTAACAGGTCTTGCTTGAGAGAGATCTTGTTGCTTAAGGAGAGTTTGGTGTCGGTCTTGCTAATAGTGCTCACCAAGGCTGTAACTTAACCTGAGGAAGAGCTCCATCTCTGTTTCCCCTTCCCAGATGAGGAAGCCAAGCACAAGCCCTGGGTTTTGCTGCTGGGATTtcagtgcaggcagcagcatcctTTGGAAATACTCAGCCAGGGTTTTATGTTCTCCATTTCTTGAGTTTTATCACAAGGAAACCACGCGTGTTAGTAGGCAACATACAGCAGCATTTGTGCCTAAGTCAGACATCTTCGGAATAGATGTCTTTCGGTCTTGTGTTCAGTAAATTTATGCTAAAGGTTTCTGTGTCCATCTCCCACACACAGCTGATAAGCAGGTAACAACGTTAGGCATATAAGGGTAATTTTCCAGAG
This region includes:
- the LOC137845717 gene encoding loricrin-like, with the translated sequence MCSRQSSGGCHETSSQSSGCHSGGSCCHGGSSSSYQAQGSSCCGGSSGGSAQVIVSSGSGGGGSCCGGGSSGYGMGGGYSSGGSSGSKSIIGGGGSGGSSGCCGGGSSSGGSSGGKIIIVGGGSSSGGSSGCCGGGSSGSGMGGGYSGGSSGSKSIIGGGGIGGSSGCCGGGSSGYGMGGGYSSGGSSGSKSIIGGGGSGGSSGCCGGGSSSGGSSGGKIVVVGGGSSSGGSSGCCGGGSSGYGMGGGYSSGGSSGSKSIIGGGGSGGSSGCCSGGSSSGGSSGGKIIVVGGGSSSGGSSGCCGGGSSGYGMGGGYSSSGSKSIIGGGGSGGSSGCCGGGSSSYGMGGGYSSGGSSGSKSIIGGGGSGGSSGCCGGGSSSGGSSGGKIIIVGGGSSSGGSSGCCGGGSSGYGMGGGYSSSSGGSGQKIVVSSGGGGGGSSGCCCSGGSSGGSGGSSGHTIIIGSGGGSGGSSQAMQQKCPIVIPSTQGHQSKQACPWPPSHK